From Candidatus Cybelea sp., a single genomic window includes:
- a CDS encoding aminotransferase class V-fold PLP-dependent enzyme, which yields MKKWSEEFPILADSTYLVSHSMGAAPVRAREALEAYWDEWASDGPEAWERWLPRITEIADGIGAIVNAPPGSVFLGPNVSVMQASLGTCIDFSGERNEVVYEALQFPSLTYVWREWERYGAVNRIVASDDGRTIPTERICAAITEKTAIAVISHAYYVSGALADIETIQDRCRHVGALLCVDAYQTTGIVPYDVLRLDLDIVTGGSHKWLCGGPGCGWIYVKPSLSNELKPAITGWMAHERPFAFEEAPIAYASSMYRFGHGTPTIPGYVVAAPGHETIRTIGVEQIRKHNIRLTERIAAMALERKLRVNTPLDPQRRTGWIGIDFDGAQDACRRLTERRVFTDYRPNCGIRVGPHFYTTDEDVDAFFAALDEVTPTGR from the coding sequence GTGAAAAAATGGAGTGAAGAGTTTCCGATCCTCGCAGATTCCACGTACCTCGTCAGTCACTCGATGGGTGCGGCCCCGGTCCGCGCGCGAGAAGCATTGGAAGCGTACTGGGACGAGTGGGCGAGTGACGGACCCGAAGCGTGGGAACGCTGGCTGCCGAGAATCACCGAGATTGCCGACGGCATCGGCGCAATCGTCAACGCACCCCCGGGCTCGGTATTCCTCGGCCCAAACGTTTCGGTCATGCAGGCGTCGCTGGGGACCTGCATCGACTTTAGCGGCGAGCGCAACGAAGTCGTGTACGAGGCGCTGCAGTTTCCGTCGCTCACGTACGTGTGGCGCGAGTGGGAGCGTTACGGTGCAGTCAATCGAATCGTCGCCTCCGACGACGGGCGCACGATCCCGACCGAGCGCATCTGCGCCGCGATAACGGAAAAGACGGCAATCGCCGTCATCTCGCACGCGTATTATGTCTCGGGCGCGCTGGCCGACATCGAGACGATCCAGGATCGCTGCCGGCACGTCGGCGCCCTCCTCTGCGTCGACGCGTATCAAACGACGGGGATCGTTCCCTATGACGTCCTGCGTCTCGACCTCGACATCGTTACCGGCGGCTCACACAAGTGGCTCTGCGGCGGTCCCGGGTGCGGCTGGATCTACGTAAAGCCGTCGCTCTCCAATGAGTTGAAGCCCGCGATCACCGGCTGGATGGCGCACGAACGGCCGTTTGCGTTCGAGGAGGCGCCGATCGCCTATGCGTCATCGATGTACCGGTTCGGCCACGGAACGCCGACAATTCCGGGATACGTCGTCGCCGCGCCGGGCCACGAGACGATCCGCACGATCGGCGTCGAGCAAATTCGCAAACACAACATCCGGCTGACCGAAAGGATCGCCGCGATGGCGCTGGAGCGCAAGCTGCGCGTCAACACGCCGCTCGATCCGCAACGCCGGACGGGCTGGATCGGCATCGATTTCGACGGGGCGCAAGACGCCTGCCGCCGCTTGACCGAGCGTCGCGTCTTCACCGACTACCGCCCGAACTGCGGCATCCGAGTCGGGCCGCACTTCTACACGACCGACGAGGACGTCGATGCGTTCTTCGCGGCGCTGGACGAGGTGACCCCGACGGGTCGATGA
- a CDS encoding MFS transporter encodes MKFSQANLREIGGWVMLNALWVPLTVQDTALMAIAVPATTIRLAPENHVYVLAVLASVVALATAVVPLFAGWLSDALRRRGGSRRVFVGAGVVIDIGALAALAYVHTLVWFAVLLVIATLGANVALSAYQVLLPESVPQRRWGIASGVRGAATLVGSVLGFAIAGSMPDPSLSFLVTAGLLAAGGLSLFGIGDGEYDAEELARVRDWHDFIVVFAARVLVFFGLTMLQTFVLFFVRDVQKIDNPSAGTALYAFSTICGAVISSVYLGMLSDRAPRKIITSIAIGCMALATIGFSLAPVLAWMLPFAVLFGIGFGGVMSSGWALAMDSIPKMRDVGRDLGLWGTATSLPNIVAPLVGGWLIGVFGGTRGGYQAVFGLAGFSFALAALSVLRVGRRPVSSLWGWPLRFAAVTSNYAWDHTAYRVRVWGALPRRRGPTLIVANHQHDFESPAIVSTTTVRSGSWRHPIFTASSRRMYEPGFLADRLPWLSFLFRGVNAGNMLMALGMLPLENELGSRALAAFAWTVQRRHGPLLLSEIFDDRVASRFAPQTKSSELWKGENFLLARQVVKVSSVREPYRREILDETRVNMEGDLARLEDVVRRGGTFYLTPEGRYSVDGRIGTMRGAVDRLAPLATIYVFGVSYDPFVSKRLSMLYRVEQLNGAPMVPKLAAIRPIVTSQILGAWLAENAGWFTEDEAVRAASERLAGLPPQLFVDPELRRDPRRMVRAALPLMAQWEILERDGPRYRLSPQRRHPQFPFVRDIVAYQAVFLQETLEHAAYGERLDA; translated from the coding sequence GTGAAGTTTTCGCAAGCTAATCTGCGAGAGATCGGCGGTTGGGTCATGCTCAACGCGCTGTGGGTGCCGCTGACCGTTCAAGACACGGCGCTGATGGCGATCGCCGTGCCGGCGACGACGATTCGGCTCGCTCCCGAGAACCACGTCTACGTACTCGCGGTGCTGGCCAGCGTCGTGGCGCTCGCAACGGCCGTCGTGCCGCTCTTCGCCGGGTGGCTCTCCGATGCGTTGCGGCGAAGGGGCGGCTCGCGCCGGGTTTTCGTCGGGGCGGGCGTCGTCATCGACATCGGCGCGCTCGCCGCGCTCGCGTACGTTCACACCCTCGTTTGGTTCGCGGTCCTGCTCGTCATCGCAACCCTTGGCGCCAACGTCGCGCTCAGCGCGTATCAAGTGCTGCTTCCCGAATCCGTGCCGCAGCGCCGCTGGGGGATTGCATCGGGAGTCCGCGGGGCGGCAACGCTCGTGGGCAGCGTGCTCGGTTTTGCGATTGCGGGCTCGATGCCCGATCCTTCGCTGAGTTTCTTGGTCACCGCGGGGCTTCTGGCCGCCGGCGGCCTCTCGCTCTTCGGAATCGGCGACGGCGAGTACGACGCCGAGGAACTCGCGCGAGTTCGTGACTGGCACGATTTTATCGTCGTCTTCGCGGCGCGCGTCCTGGTCTTCTTCGGCCTGACCATGCTCCAGACGTTCGTGCTCTTCTTCGTGCGCGACGTGCAAAAGATCGACAACCCGTCGGCCGGAACCGCGCTCTACGCGTTTTCTACGATCTGCGGGGCGGTAATCTCCAGCGTCTATCTCGGTATGCTCTCGGATCGCGCGCCGCGAAAGATCATCACCTCGATCGCGATCGGCTGCATGGCGCTCGCGACGATCGGCTTTTCACTCGCACCCGTGCTCGCCTGGATGTTGCCCTTTGCCGTCCTGTTTGGGATCGGTTTCGGCGGCGTGATGTCGAGCGGCTGGGCGCTGGCGATGGACTCGATTCCAAAGATGCGCGATGTCGGCCGTGACCTCGGGCTTTGGGGCACTGCGACGAGTTTGCCCAATATCGTGGCGCCGTTGGTCGGAGGCTGGCTGATCGGCGTCTTCGGAGGAACCCGAGGGGGATACCAGGCCGTCTTCGGGCTCGCCGGCTTCAGCTTCGCGCTTGCGGCGCTTTCGGTGCTGCGCGTCGGGCGCCGGCCGGTTTCGTCCTTATGGGGATGGCCGCTGCGCTTCGCTGCGGTGACTTCGAACTACGCATGGGATCACACGGCGTATCGCGTTCGCGTTTGGGGTGCGCTCCCGCGGCGGCGCGGCCCGACGCTGATCGTCGCGAACCATCAGCACGATTTCGAATCCCCGGCGATCGTATCGACCACGACGGTTCGCAGCGGATCGTGGCGGCACCCGATATTTACGGCGAGCTCGCGGCGAATGTACGAGCCGGGGTTTCTGGCCGATCGCCTGCCGTGGCTGAGCTTCCTCTTTCGGGGGGTCAACGCAGGCAACATGCTGATGGCGCTTGGGATGCTGCCGCTCGAGAACGAATTGGGTTCGCGCGCGCTTGCGGCGTTCGCCTGGACGGTTCAACGCCGTCACGGCCCGTTGCTGCTCAGCGAAATCTTCGACGACCGCGTCGCCTCGCGATTTGCGCCCCAGACCAAGAGCAGTGAACTGTGGAAGGGGGAGAACTTTCTTCTCGCGCGCCAGGTCGTCAAGGTCTCGTCGGTGCGCGAACCCTATCGTCGCGAGATCCTCGACGAGACACGCGTCAATATGGAGGGCGATCTCGCTCGCTTGGAAGACGTCGTGCGTCGCGGCGGCACGTTCTATCTTACGCCGGAGGGGCGGTATTCGGTCGACGGCCGGATCGGCACGATGCGCGGTGCCGTAGACCGCCTCGCTCCGCTTGCGACCATCTATGTTTTCGGGGTGAGCTACGACCCGTTCGTCTCGAAACGATTATCGATGCTCTATCGAGTGGAGCAGCTCAATGGTGCGCCGATGGTGCCCAAACTCGCCGCGATTCGGCCGATTGTCACGAGCCAAATCCTCGGTGCTTGGCTTGCGGAGAACGCAGGCTGGTTTACGGAGGATGAGGCCGTGCGGGCGGCCTCCGAGCGCCTCGCCGGGTTACCTCCGCAGCTTTTCGTTGACCCCGAACTGCGGCGTGACCCGAGGCGGATGGTGCGCGCAGCCCTGCCGCTGATGGCGCAGTGGGAGATTCTCGAACGCGACGGCCCACGGTACCGCCTCTCGCCGCAGCGCCGGCACCCTCAGTTCCCGTTCGTGCGCGACATCGTCGCGTACCAAGCCGTCTTTTTGCAAGAGACCCTCGAGCACGCCGCCTACGGAGAACGTCTCGATGCCTGA
- a CDS encoding methylated-DNA--[protein]-cysteine S-methyltransferase, with amino-acid sequence MLIVGNGAEILESNFVGRRAAGAPRRSDPLLREAAAQARAYFARRLARFDLPLHLSGTPLQVAAWRIVAALSFGEFVSYADVARAIGRPGAHRAIAAAMAVTPLDLFVPAHRVLGADGRVKGASAGSLRAKLVAFERTQASRRSP; translated from the coding sequence TTGTTGATCGTAGGCAACGGAGCCGAGATTCTCGAGAGCAATTTCGTGGGGCGCCGGGCCGCCGGCGCACCGCGCCGCAGCGACCCGCTTCTGCGCGAGGCCGCGGCCCAAGCGCGTGCATACTTCGCGCGCAGGCTCGCGCGCTTCGACTTACCGCTGCACCTTTCGGGAACGCCGCTGCAAGTCGCCGCGTGGCGCATCGTCGCCGCGCTCTCGTTCGGGGAGTTCGTCTCGTACGCCGACGTCGCTCGCGCGATCGGACGCCCCGGCGCGCACCGGGCGATCGCAGCGGCGATGGCGGTGACGCCACTCGATCTCTTCGTGCCGGCGCATCGTGTGCTGGGTGCCGACGGCCGCGTCAAAGGCGCGAGCGCGGGGTCGCTGCGCGCAAAGCTCGTCGCATTCGAGCGCACTCAGGCATCGAGACGTTCTCCGTAG
- a CDS encoding MATE family efflux transporter → MIVDHTKIGAAFRRLSLPVAVQLLGDQLLGTVDTIAIGSLGTIALAGATAANAIVLVLLFTVSGLISGTAIVAAQRIGANDLEGYGRTVRAGAVAPLALGALWILLALVFAAPTVHWMIGDLRSAPASATYLILRCIALLPISISGTLMVGIGAAGNQRLGVLVLVVVNLIHIPLLAVLGLGWLTHHPFGIVGAGISSLLSETIAAAFAVVWVARSPQYRVFAERGISWPVAVRCARLGFPETIFLLGVSIPDVFIVAMLAPLGAVFVAAFRALNVVSDLTFVVPSPLQNTAQIVIGQRLGARDPQGARWFFERALRVSLVITSLTAVGMALLAWPLAYIFTLNAAVASIAALPLALHMLTLPLKGWAMVSLAPIRASGDTRFSMTVGLASSALVIPLAWAGIEHLHLALYSVPLGWIAAWTARALLTQWKLRNGAWMRSAPLAA, encoded by the coding sequence ATGATCGTCGACCACACCAAGATTGGCGCCGCGTTCCGGCGCCTTTCGCTTCCCGTCGCCGTGCAGCTCCTTGGCGATCAACTCCTCGGCACCGTCGACACGATCGCGATCGGCAGCCTCGGCACGATTGCGCTGGCCGGTGCGACGGCGGCAAACGCGATCGTACTCGTGCTTCTGTTTACGGTATCCGGCCTTATCAGCGGCACCGCGATCGTCGCCGCGCAGCGAATTGGCGCAAACGATCTCGAGGGCTACGGCCGAACGGTGCGCGCGGGAGCGGTTGCGCCGCTGGCGCTGGGCGCGCTTTGGATTCTTCTCGCGCTTGTCTTCGCAGCTCCCACGGTCCACTGGATGATTGGCGATCTGCGCAGCGCGCCGGCGAGCGCGACCTATTTGATTTTGCGCTGCATAGCGCTGCTCCCGATCTCGATCTCCGGTACGTTGATGGTCGGAATCGGAGCCGCGGGGAATCAACGGCTCGGCGTGCTGGTGCTCGTCGTCGTCAACCTCATTCACATTCCGCTGCTGGCCGTTTTGGGACTCGGGTGGCTGACGCACCACCCGTTCGGAATCGTCGGAGCGGGAATCTCGTCGCTGCTCTCGGAGACGATTGCCGCGGCATTTGCAGTCGTTTGGGTCGCGCGCAGCCCGCAGTATCGCGTCTTTGCCGAACGCGGCATCTCGTGGCCAGTGGCCGTGCGCTGCGCCCGATTGGGATTTCCGGAGACGATCTTCTTGCTGGGCGTCTCGATTCCAGACGTCTTTATCGTCGCGATGCTCGCACCGCTGGGCGCCGTCTTCGTCGCCGCATTCCGCGCGCTCAACGTTGTTTCGGACCTGACCTTCGTCGTGCCGAGTCCGCTGCAGAACACGGCACAGATCGTGATCGGCCAGCGCCTCGGGGCCCGCGATCCTCAGGGAGCGCGCTGGTTTTTCGAGCGCGCGCTGCGCGTCTCGCTCGTCATCACCAGCTTGACCGCGGTCGGGATGGCGCTCCTTGCGTGGCCGCTGGCCTACATCTTCACGCTCAACGCGGCGGTCGCATCGATTGCGGCACTGCCGTTGGCGCTGCACATGCTGACCTTGCCGCTCAAAGGCTGGGCGATGGTCTCTCTCGCGCCGATCCGCGCCTCCGGCGATACGCGCTTTTCGATGACGGTCGGGCTGGCGAGCAGCGCGCTGGTGATCCCGCTGGCTTGGGCCGGCATCGAGCACCTTCATCTCGCGCTGTACAGCGTTCCGCTCGGCTGGATCGCGGCGTGGACGGCGCGAGCGCTGCTAACGCAATGGAAGTTGCGCAACGGCGCCTGGATGCGGAGCGCGCCGCTGGCTGCGTAG
- a CDS encoding tryptophan 2,3-dioxygenase family protein: MSLSYGSYLKIDELLSLQRPLSQPPHHDEMLFIIIHQVYELWFKQLLHEIDGTMLAVDRDDLLRVSKQFGRVHAIQRLLEQQVDILETMTPQEFNQFRDHLNPASGFQSVQFRELEFACGLRRTDVLKRVDLDETQRARLERRADSPSLYDRVKGLLRRRGFAVDSHKELIETYLKIYRNEEQHYDLYLLLEDLIEFDERFLLWRGRHVRMVERMIGQRPGTGGSPGAAYLANTLQYQFFPELWEVRTYLGEGTYS, encoded by the coding sequence GTGTCGCTTTCGTACGGTTCCTATTTAAAGATTGATGAGCTTCTCTCGCTGCAGCGGCCGCTGTCGCAGCCGCCCCACCATGACGAGATGCTCTTTATCATCATTCACCAAGTCTACGAGCTCTGGTTCAAACAGCTCTTACACGAAATCGACGGCACGATGCTGGCGGTCGACCGGGACGATCTGCTGCGCGTCTCCAAGCAGTTCGGCCGCGTTCACGCAATCCAGCGGCTGCTCGAGCAGCAGGTCGATATTCTCGAGACGATGACGCCCCAGGAGTTCAATCAATTCCGCGACCACCTCAATCCGGCAAGCGGATTCCAGTCGGTGCAGTTTCGCGAGCTCGAGTTCGCGTGCGGCCTTCGCCGCACCGACGTGCTCAAACGCGTAGACCTCGACGAAACCCAGCGCGCCCGGCTCGAGCGCCGCGCCGACTCGCCCTCACTTTACGATCGGGTCAAAGGTCTGCTGCGGCGGCGCGGCTTCGCGGTCGACTCTCACAAAGAGCTGATCGAAACGTACCTGAAGATCTATCGCAACGAAGAGCAGCACTACGACCTCTACCTCCTGCTCGAGGATCTCATCGAGTTCGACGAGCGCTTTTTACTATGGCGCGGACGGCACGTTCGCATGGTCGAGCGCATGATCGGGCAGCGTCCAGGCACGGGCGGCTCGCCCGGAGCGGCCTACTTAGCGAACACGCTGCAGTACCAGTTCTTTCCCGAGCTCTGGGAGGTTCGCACCTACCTCGGTGAGGGCACCTACTCGTGA